In Lactiplantibacillus pentosus, a single genomic region encodes these proteins:
- a CDS encoding IS5 family transposase (programmed frameshift), with amino-acid sequence MNYPSNISRQQFELIRPDLEAARRSTRPRKYDLYELFCAVVYVLRTGCQWRELPVDFPRWQLVYYYYRVWSEEQIIDELSILDQLFKKIVFTLREKQSRSARTSFIIIDAQSVKNTDTAEHRGYDGGKRISGIKRHLAVDINGLPQAIHITTANVSDRNGASAMLALNSGHLQQVKSVLVDGGYTGSNFAADVYTNLNATVQVAKRNELHKFEVLPQRWIVERSFSWLDKCRRLWKNCERKLNSSRQMVILAFLVLLLRRF; translated from the exons GCCTCGAAAGTATGATCTTTATGAGTTGTTCTGTGCAGTTGTCTATGTTTTAAGAACTGGCTGTCAATGGCGCGAGTTACCAGTTGATTTTCCTCGCTGGCAATTGGTCTATTACTATTATCGCGTATGGTCTGAGGAACAGATTATTGATGAACTATCAATCTTAGATCAGT TGTTTAAAAAAATTGTCTTTACCCTACGGGAAAAACAGTCACGCTCGGCTAGAACATCTTTCATAATCATTGACGCCCAAAGCGTTAAAAATACCGATACTGCTGAGCATCGCGGCTACGACGGTGGTAAACGCATATCCGGCATCAAACGCCACCTAGCGGTTGATATTAACGGCTTACCACAAGCAATTCACATCACCACGGCCAATGTTTCCGACCGTAATGGAGCCAGTGCCATGTTAGCTCTAAATTCTGGGCATTTACAGCAAGTTAAATCGGTTCTTGTCGATGGTGGCTACACTGGATCGAATTTTGCCGCTGATGTTTACACTAATTTAAACGCCACCGTCCAGGTGGCTAAACGCAATGAGCTTCATAAATTCGAAGTACTGCCACAACGCTGGATCGTTGAACGTTCCTTCAGTTGGTTGGATAAATGTCGACGACTTTGGAAGAACTGTGAGCGTAAACTCAATTCAAGTCGTCAAATGGTTATCTTAGCGTTTCTGGTATTACTCCTAAGAAGATTTTAA
- a CDS encoding cation-translocating P-type ATPase — protein MTPYNEHKADVLKRLATSRQSGLTSEEAQARLTQHGPNALAASKPLPAWRQFLATLKEPLVIILFIAVLLAWASAGYDFFVRHDPSHGMAAVYESIAILLLIFVNAGLSFWQAKSAQKSLDALKVMADHHAKALRDGDWLTVPATELVPGDIVSVKTGDFIEADVRWLHVAELQTNEAHLTGEAEPVQKQTHALGADVQIGDRTNMGFSGATVTHGNGLGVVVATGMQTELGKIATLLDQVKDKKTPIERTIARLTTKLMMVAMVIVAFTLLVELLKAYQQTGSLSFAALAESLSTAIALAVAAIPDALPAVLSIVLTVGATMLAKNNGLIKSLNSVETLGATSYIASDKTGTLTKNEMTVTRFYANGASYVVEGDGYEPVGEIIPDDEADTPGFSRFMMAAVLNNEAAIQTDDEGRSRPYGNPTDVALVVMGHKFGIDRDTILSKDQAQDIDIIRELPFDSDRKMMSVVIKDGDQYQVLTKGAPDVILAKTDAILDHDQLVTLPAGQTAVEAQVNRFAEQALRTLAVTLRDIDEDLALHGSTAELEQHLTLLGIAGIIDPPRPEVRQSVTTLHQAGIQVVMITGDHAVTARAIALKLGIVTDPSARVVEGKQLEAMTDEDLFRLAPSIRVYARVSPEHKQRIVRALQRHGETVAMTGDGINDAPALRAADIGIAMGINGTEVTKDAADLILLDDKFTTIERSVRAGRTIFGNIKNFMRHELTTNVAEVLALLFGVLLMTQPVGQVAATTPTLTALMVLWVNMISDALPSFALGYDVPEADLMNQPPRNVKQSILHGMLGRIFLRGIVMGGLVYVAFIWAASQGMSGAEAQTLAFLTLVFGQLWHVFDARSTRTLFARNPFENYQLLLAVAFAAVASLLVTIMPFFNEVMGTAPLSSTLYAAVVFIPALPTLILSGIKELWLRWHRPPVAPEHD, from the coding sequence ATGACCCCTTACAACGAACACAAAGCAGATGTCCTAAAGCGCTTGGCCACCAGCCGGCAAAGCGGCCTCACCAGTGAAGAAGCACAGGCCCGGCTCACCCAGCATGGCCCCAACGCCTTGGCCGCCAGCAAGCCCCTACCAGCCTGGCGCCAGTTTTTGGCCACCTTGAAAGAACCTTTGGTGATTATTTTATTCATCGCCGTGCTATTGGCCTGGGCCAGCGCCGGCTATGACTTCTTCGTGCGCCACGACCCCAGCCATGGTATGGCGGCAGTGTATGAAAGCATTGCGATTCTGCTGCTGATTTTCGTTAATGCCGGCCTCTCCTTCTGGCAAGCCAAAAGCGCACAAAAATCCCTGGACGCCCTGAAGGTGATGGCGGATCACCACGCCAAGGCCCTGCGCGATGGCGACTGGCTGACGGTGCCAGCCACCGAGCTGGTGCCTGGCGATATTGTCAGTGTCAAAACCGGCGACTTCATCGAAGCCGACGTTCGCTGGCTACATGTCGCCGAGCTGCAAACCAACGAAGCCCACCTCACCGGCGAAGCGGAACCTGTGCAAAAACAAACCCACGCATTGGGCGCTGACGTGCAAATCGGTGACCGCACCAACATGGGCTTTTCTGGTGCGACAGTGACGCATGGTAACGGCCTCGGGGTGGTGGTTGCGACCGGCATGCAAACCGAGCTGGGCAAAATCGCCACCTTGCTGGATCAAGTCAAGGACAAAAAGACCCCGATTGAACGCACCATTGCGCGCCTGACCACCAAACTGATGATGGTGGCGATGGTGATTGTGGCGTTCACGTTGCTGGTGGAGCTCTTGAAAGCCTATCAGCAAACTGGCAGTCTCTCCTTCGCTGCGCTGGCCGAATCCCTCTCTACGGCGATTGCCTTGGCGGTGGCCGCGATTCCCGATGCGCTACCGGCGGTGCTGTCAATTGTGCTCACGGTCGGGGCCACGATGCTGGCCAAAAACAACGGTCTGATCAAGTCCCTGAACAGTGTGGAAACCCTAGGGGCCACCAGCTACATTGCCTCAGATAAAACTGGTACCTTGACCAAAAATGAAATGACTGTCACCCGGTTTTATGCCAATGGCGCCAGTTATGTGGTGGAAGGCGACGGCTATGAACCAGTAGGCGAAATCATCCCTGATGACGAAGCCGACACCCCCGGCTTTTCGCGCTTCATGATGGCCGCTGTCCTGAATAACGAAGCGGCGATTCAAACCGACGACGAAGGCCGCAGCCGCCCGTATGGCAACCCCACCGACGTAGCGCTGGTAGTGATGGGCCACAAATTTGGTATCGATCGCGATACGATTTTGAGCAAAGACCAGGCGCAGGACATCGACATCATTCGCGAACTGCCGTTTGACAGCGACCGTAAAATGATGAGTGTCGTCATTAAAGATGGCGACCAGTATCAGGTGCTGACTAAAGGTGCGCCAGACGTGATTTTAGCCAAAACTGATGCCATTCTGGACCACGACCAACTCGTAACATTGCCAGCTGGTCAAACTGCGGTAGAAGCGCAGGTCAACCGCTTTGCCGAACAGGCGCTGCGGACGCTGGCGGTGACGCTGCGTGACATCGACGAGGACCTGGCGTTGCATGGTAGCACCGCTGAGCTTGAGCAGCACCTGACCTTACTAGGCATTGCCGGCATCATTGACCCGCCGCGGCCGGAAGTGCGTCAAAGTGTGACCACCTTGCACCAAGCCGGTATTCAGGTCGTGATGATCACCGGCGATCACGCAGTCACCGCCCGCGCGATTGCCTTAAAGCTGGGCATTGTCACCGACCCTAGCGCCCGGGTAGTGGAAGGCAAGCAGCTGGAAGCCATGACCGATGAAGATTTGTTCCGGCTCGCGCCAAGCATCCGCGTATACGCCCGGGTGTCGCCGGAACACAAGCAGCGCATCGTGCGCGCCTTGCAGCGGCATGGCGAAACCGTGGCCATGACTGGTGATGGCATCAATGACGCGCCAGCCTTACGCGCTGCTGACATTGGCATTGCCATGGGCATTAATGGCACCGAAGTCACCAAAGACGCCGCAGATCTGATTTTACTGGATGATAAATTCACCACCATCGAGCGCAGTGTCCGCGCCGGCCGCACCATTTTTGGCAATATCAAAAACTTTATGCGGCATGAGTTAACCACCAATGTCGCCGAGGTGTTGGCGCTGCTGTTCGGCGTGCTACTGATGACGCAACCCGTCGGCCAAGTGGCGGCCACCACCCCAACATTAACGGCGCTGATGGTGCTGTGGGTGAACATGATTTCCGATGCTTTACCGAGCTTTGCCCTCGGCTATGATGTGCCAGAAGCCGACCTCATGAACCAGCCGCCGCGCAATGTGAAACAATCCATTTTGCATGGCATGCTCGGGCGCATCTTCCTGCGCGGTATTGTGATGGGTGGGCTCGTGTATGTCGCCTTCATCTGGGCTGCCAGTCAAGGCATGAGCGGCGCAGAAGCGCAAACCCTCGCCTTTTTGACCCTGGTGTTTGGCCAGCTGTGGCATGTGTTCGACGCGCGTAGCACCCGCACTTTGTTCGCCCGCAACCCGTTTGAAAACTATCAGTTGCTGCTGGCAGTGGCTTTCGCGGCGGTGGCTTCATTACTTGTCACCATCATGCCGTTCTTCAACGAAGTGATGGGGACCGCGCCACTTTCTAGCACGCTGTATGCTGCGGTAGTCTTTATCCCGGCGCTACCGACCCTCATTTTGTCTGGAATCAAAGAACTGTGGCTGCGTTGGCATCGCCCGCCGGTAGCCCCAGAGCATGATTAA